In the genome of Lathyrus oleraceus cultivar Zhongwan6 chromosome 4, CAAS_Psat_ZW6_1.0, whole genome shotgun sequence, the window tgcatcttagaagttgaggaaaatcacttgttcaatggtagtggcccaaaataacctataatgtttcctcttggaaaaTGCATTTGTAACTTGAATTTGCActtcttccaaacataaaagttgaagtagatatcttcagtttgatcatgcaatttgaatggattccatctcataaaaaatgagcaagttatggtcttgagaagttgacctccaaactagggttcaagcaaaatgacctataatctttcaccataaaaaatgactttccaagcaaaaatagctctttacctcaacatgaaagttgtttgtaatgtcattttgagtaacgttgatcttggaatcattttcatatgacaaaaattgtaggagatagggtctagggaaccccagttttgaccagttgactttcgctgatcaaccaccatgaaccatcttgctagcttgatattctcttaacttttgggactcatggaggatcatatatgcataagattatgtaatgtgaagaaacttgttgaataagtcacacaagatacccaaatgaattagggtttccaagacaaacaaactccaaactcttgatgatttcttaatcaaaataacatgtgaagatcatggggatccatatatgatgcttagagtatatgtaaaccaattcttgattgtgatccttgcattgagggtcttaaaccctgtatatgagcttgatagagcataggtgagcatacacactacctacaaaagcaacaaactatatattgacatatttttggtattttggctagtaaaataatgaaaaacaaagtatgatacaatcaaatgtgtttggtgatatctcccaatgcaacCCCAATTAAggaagggtaaggaggatgccaaggtgtgatcccaatgctaatgcatatgatgagatggcatgagggatcttagggttaaaattggggtcttacaatacccatgtcattcttgtgaactcatccataaatgacacaaagtacttgtttcctccaagtgaaggtaccTCAAATGGCccacacacatcagaatgcaCCACACCTAAAATAAGAGTTGCTTTTAGAgtcatttttgatgaaaatggcAATCTTGGTTGATTTCCTCTCATGCATATATCACATGATTTCTCTGGTGACACAATCttaggaattccatgtaccagaTTATTTGAACTCGGATTCCCTAAGATTTTGTAGTTCAGATGCCCCAATCTCTTGTGTCACATCTCACTTTCCCTTCCAGCACTTCTTGCACTAAGGCATTAAGTGTCTGTTGTTGCAACATTCAGCTTTAATGTCTTATTTCTTCCCAATTCATGTTGTATAATTAGCTTCTGATTATAGTATACAACTTCAAGATATTATCCTTCATGGTCATTGATAAACCTTTTCAAATCAATTGACCTACACTCATTAGATTGCTATTCATGTCAAGAACATACCATACATCCTTGATCAGTGTCATTTTCCCATTGTTCAATTTCACTCTAACATTTCTCATTCCTttagcattcagatactcatcATCAGCACATTTGATCTTGGTCCTTTTACCAATGTCAAAATCAACTAGTCATTGCTTGTTTCCAGTTAGGTGATTTGAGAAACTAGTGTCCATATACCACTAGTCTACCATTGATCCACCTGCATTCTCGATGCCATTAATAGCACAggttcatcatcagaatctcATCTGGTTATGTTGGCTTCTTCACCCTTGCTAACCTTGTTTGATcaacaatcaacaacaaaatGGTCAAACTTGTTACAATTGTAGCACTTAACCTTCCTCTTATCAAATTTCTCATTTTCCTTCTAAGCATTCTTATGTTTATTCTCTTTAGAGTTGGAGAGTTCTAACTTCTGAACACCACCACCACTAAAAAAATTCTTGTCTCTAACCATGCTTGCGTTTGTTCTTCTTGACAAAAGAAACTTTCAGAGTCTTAGCTTCAAAGCCTATTCTGACTCCTTTTCAGAGTTTCTTTTAGTCAGACACAACTCTTGTGCCTCTAAACTACTTTAaagctcttcaattctcatggtgtTGGTGTCTTTAGAGTGTTCTATGGCTACAACCATGTAATCAAACTGAGCAGTAAGTGATCTCAGTACCTTTTTAATGATTACTTGTTCAGATAGCGTTTCTCCATAAGACTTCATCTTGTTCGTGACCAcaatcactctagagatgtaatAAGGCGCCTTTttcattattcttcatgttgagattcttATATTGCTTATGTAGGGGCTGCAACTTGACATTCTTCACTGATGTGTCACCACCTTAGCACTGCACCAGTGTATCCCACGTCGTCTTCGCCGTCGTCGAATCAACAGTTTTCTCAAATACCTTCATATCCACACACTGGTGGATATAGAACAACATATTTTGATTATTCTTCCGCATTTTACATTGTGCATTTCTTTGTGATTCTGTTGCATTTTCTGCAACCGGCGTGTAATTCAAGAACATCTTGAACtccaaacaacacacgcatctgaATCAACCACTGATTCCAATTCTTTTCGTTGAATACTGGAAGCTTTGTATTCAAACTACCGTTTTCTCCATCCATCTTTGTTCTTGTGAAAATCACTTAGTTCTCACCAACATTTGTGTTTTCCAAACTCTCAGAATTAAGATTTGTGATTCTTTTTTATTTCGAATTTCAATTCATCGCGAATTTCAGGAACAAAATTAGTTACACATCTCACTACAGTCGTGTTTCCCATGAATCTGAATCAGAACTCTAAATACCAATTATTAGAGTTCAACAATGAACCTTTATTGATGCACAAGAATTGAAGAAGAATTGCAGACAGAAAAGAGAGAGAATGAAAACGTGTAACTAACTTTCTCTAATTCTCAAAATATTAATTCTATTACAAATTGCAACTACCTTCGAGTCTTATACAATAACCCAAATTCAAATGTAAATGAAATTCAAATACAAATGCAAACTTAAATAcaaatgcaaatgaaattcaaaacTAAATCAATCTTAAATATTGTGAAGAGGGAAAAAAAAGTGATAAAAGgagaaaaaaaaataattttttttatcaaaatcAATACAGAGACTAAAAGTGAATTAAAGTCATATTTTTATTAATATAGTAGCTTTTAAAAAGTTTAACATTTGTACTGAACACTTCAAAATGAGCTAAAGAAATCTAAAAATCAGAGGGAAAAAACAAAATCGCAATCAAATCACTAACTTTGAAATTCAACAAATACCATtaaaaaataatgataaaaataGTTTACAACATGCATAATATCATATTATTGTACCTAACAAGTGGCATAGTTTAGTAGTCTTTAGAAAGAAGAAACTTCATAGAATTAGTCAACACCCATAGTAAGTGTATGATGTTACAGCAATTTGAAGCTAATTCTAACATTATTATATTTGAATTACAATAAACAATAACTTTAGTTAATTGATCACAAAATAATCAATTCTGAAATAGTAGTAGTAAAGACAGTTCCCTTAACCATATTAGACTTTAATCACACGTCCGTTTTGATGTTATCTAAACATTGACATTAACGTAACTCTTGTTATTAAACTCTTTGATTCTGACAAACCAGTGGAATAGAAGCTCTGGGGAATGGAATAGAAACGGGATTTTCGGATTCTGAGAACAGAATCAattaatttaatataattgcttAACTAGAAAGTTGAGTTGAATTATGTATGTATTTGAGCTACATTTTGGAATTCGGTTCAGGTCCACACATATATTTCTGAGTTTCAAACACAATGGATATAAATATAGTATTATTTTCTTGGAACTTTGTTTTGTCTTGGCTTGTAGTGGATTTAAGCAAAACTTTCATGAGATTAATATGTTGAAAGGGTAATTAAATTATAAGATCTTAATCCCTAGAAAGCTCCTTCTTTGGTGTATTGAGATTCTACTTTTTGTGTTATTATTAACAAGTCATCAAAAAATGCATCTATGAAATATGAAGCACAAACACTTCTAGAATTAGATGTGTCGCAGTGTTATTAACGAGTCACTAATAAATGGTTTCGTTATGATAAAACACAAAACACATCTTGCTAACACTCTTTCACAATGTATGTGTTGAAGTCTATGCTTTATAGTAACATGCAAATGTAAATATTAATATTTTCACTTGAGAAGGTACACAATGGGACAAAACTCTTTCAAAAGATTTAACACTGATGCGTGAATAAGATTGAGTTCAAACTCAAAATTTATGATAAAGTTAGAAGAGAAAATTTAATGTGTTAAAGAAATAAATCTCCATTAATTTCTTCACTTAATTAAAGGCTTTCATTACTTCCTTGGTATATGTTCTCTTTTTAAGAGCCTTGTCCTTAATTTTCTTGTATATGAGCAAAACCAAACCTACGTGATCCTCGCAAAACACACAATCCTTTAAAAACGGCTAAACCTTCGGATTCAGATCCCTTCTAAGGTAGCATATAATCACTTCATACATTGAGTAAACTTCACTCTCACCAACTTTCTCTTTCATTTCTTctcatcatcaacaacaactcaaacATATTGAACTTCTTCTAGGGTTTTTCATTCGAACCTTTAAGCCTTCATCTGTTTGACTCTAGAAGAAAACAGTTTCAAGATATGGAAGAGAGAAATGGTTGTGAGAAACTTGATGAGGTTATGCTTCCAGGGTTTAGGTTTCATCCAACTGATGAAGAACTAGTTGGATTTTACCTCAAGAGAAAGATTCAACAACGCCCTCTTGCTATTGAGCTCATCAAACAGCTTGATATTTATAAATTTGATCCTTGGGATCTTCCAAGTAAGACTCATAACAGTACTTTGTTTGGTTCAAATATTAACTATATATTACTAATCCTAGCAAAGACGTATTAAGTTTTTAGAGAACCTGACGAGAAATCTATTTTGTTATGGTTTAACTGTCCTTTTGATCATGGTTTAACCATGAAAAATTATGAGCCATGTTCGATAGTCTGTCTTACATGTTCTCAAAGACGGACATGAACCCTAACTAACATCGTGTTTTGTTTAAGGGTTTTTGATATCAACTTAACTAGTTAATCATATGAATGTTATATTATGTGTGTAGAGTTGGCAAGTACAGGAGAGAAAGAGTGGTATTTTTACTGTCCAAGAGACAGAAAGTACAGGAACAGTGCAAGACCTAATAGGGTAACAAGAGGTGGGTTTTGGAAAGCTACTGGAACAGACAGACCTATATATTCCTCAGAGGGTTCAAAGTGTATTGGTTTGAAGAAGTCATTAGTTTTCTACAAAGGTAGAGCTGCTAAAGGAGCCAAAACTGATTGGATGATGCATGAGTTTAGATTACCTTCTTTCAATGACTCCTCAGCTTCATCTCCAAAGAAATATGTTGATAAAACTATTCCTGCTAGTGTAAGTACAACTTGCCAAATCTATATTTTTTACTTGGAACTTGTTGATGTATATCATTTGATAAAATCATGTTAGAATGGATATTAATTATGTGTTCAACTCTTaacaataaataaatatattatgTCTCGCtatattaatatataattttattgTTCCGGTTGGTCCTTGCAACTGCGGCTATGAATTATTGTTTGTTTTAGGTGTGAGAATCCTTCCGTTTTTGTTCATTATGTCTCGTTGAGTTAAGGTGTATTCCTCGATTCTCATGTAATGTGTGACTATTTTGACTAGCTCATAACAATTGCTCTCAGTCGAGACTAACGGGCACGGTGCGAACTTCGAGTTTTCACAGATGGCGTCAATGTTCCGGTCGACCTTAAGTCCTCGTTATTAGACTAGGAGATATTGTCTGTTTTGGATGTGAAAAAATGCGTCTCATTGAATTGAGGTGCATGATTGTTGCATATAAATCTTGACTAAATAGAATCTTATAAAATGTTAGTCACGATTAAACCATAATAAATAAGACTTCTATTTATTTTGTCTTGGTTAAATTGCAAAAGATTTATAGAGAGATGGAACTTCCTGATCCGATAATTATGACACATTTGACCATAATTAAGAGTAGGTTATATATAACTTCATTATGAAGTCTTTGACTTACTAATTAATATTTAATGTTTTTGAACTTGTAGGAATCTTGGGCAATATGCAGGATATTCAAGAAAACAAATGCAACAGCTCAAAGAGCACTCTCTCACTCATGGGTCCCTCCATTCCTTGAAACATCAACCTCCAATGTTCTAACAAATGATGGAAACCACAACCATTTTTCTTCACCAAACATGATGTTAACAAAGAAACCTACCTTTACAAGCCAATTTTGCACTACTAATAACTCCAACAATACAACACAAAACTTAACCTCTTCTGGTGGCACAACACTTTGTCCTTTAGATGTTCCATCTTAtcataataataacaataatcCAATTATTGATCCATTGATTTACAAACCGTTATACCGTTTACCGATTTCGAACGATCAAGACCTTAACCTTAGCACCGGCTTAGTATTCTCTTCTCCTCTTGAAACATCTTGTAACAAAACTTCAATGGATGTTTCTTCCTTGCTATTGGGTATGTCATGTGAAGGAACAACCTCAAACTATGTTGACCATTACAATAATGGATATCCATTGATGGCTAATAGTATTCCTAATGTGAATGTGCAAGAGTTGGAGAGAGTGAGATCTATTGGATTCCCATTTAGTGTGCCTTTAAATATTGGTGAAGCTTGGAAGTCAAGTCTTGTTTGGGATGCTGCATCTTGTTCTTCTGATGAACCCTCTAGCTATTCTACTACCAAGTGTTACACTTAGAGTGAAGTTTATTTAACTAGTGCTCATTGATATTTGAGCTAGATTAGGTGTTAGTAAATCAGGAGTAATGTTGGTTTTTAGGGTTTCTTTAATGTTCTTTAGTTTAGTTTACCAATTGAGTTGTTTACTTAGGGAGTAACTTTTGGTTGGAGCTAGAACTAGAGTAGTAACTCTAACATTTTTTCAACTTAGATTTTTGTATTATTCATGTGCTTGTAGTATGTTTTGTGTGTGTTGATTTAGAACTTTGTGTAAACTTATAAAGGAGATGTTTTTTATGGCAAAATATCACTAAACGAACTAAAGAAAGTTACATGTAATATTAGGAGTATGTTGAATCGTGATACcaaaaaagaaaggaaaaaaaacCAAAACACAAGTCAACCAAAACAAGATCAAGAGAAGAAGACATGTCAATAACACAAGGCCTCACATAACCTGCCAAAACCACCACTACTAAAAAAAGTCCACCCGAGCAAAGAAAGCTAGAAGCCAAGCTTGCCAAAAGGAGAACAATAGACCCACTCTATCAAATCAATCACAAATTGACATCCTAATAAAACTCATACTCCCTCCGTCCAATATTATAAGCAAATTTCAcctttttaaatttattaaataattaatgtatctGGTCTATTTATAGACGAtatacattaattatttaatgaatCTAGAAAAATAAAATTTACCTATAATATGGAATGGAATGAGTATTAGACTATACATAAGTTAGCTAATAAAGGCATGACCTCCAACTCCTTTAACCCTAAGTTCAAGTGGCTCAAATTCACTTGTATAAAGGTGTTGTAACCTACTCTT includes:
- the LOC127135479 gene encoding putative NAC domain-containing protein 94; the protein is MEERNGCEKLDEVMLPGFRFHPTDEELVGFYLKRKIQQRPLAIELIKQLDIYKFDPWDLPKLASTGEKEWYFYCPRDRKYRNSARPNRVTRGGFWKATGTDRPIYSSEGSKCIGLKKSLVFYKGRAAKGAKTDWMMHEFRLPSFNDSSASSPKKYVDKTIPASESWAICRIFKKTNATAQRALSHSWVPPFLETSTSNVLTNDGNHNHFSSPNMMLTKKPTFTSQFCTTNNSNNTTQNLTSSGGTTLCPLDVPSYHNNNNNPIIDPLIYKPLYRLPISNDQDLNLSTGLVFSSPLETSCNKTSMDVSSLLLGMSCEGTTSNYVDHYNNGYPLMANSIPNVNVQELERVRSIGFPFSVPLNIGEAWKSSLVWDAASCSSDEPSSYSTTKCYT